One genomic segment of Ctenopharyngodon idella isolate HZGC_01 chromosome 7, HZGC01, whole genome shotgun sequence includes these proteins:
- the LOC127515139 gene encoding legumain-like encodes MSVKKWILLVAGSKDWEDYQHQANVCCFYKIIKKHEIPDEQIVVMMYDDIAHNPQNPAKGVITSVVDDTNVYVGVPKDYTGEDVTPENFLAALQGDDNTGKKVIKSDANDNIYVYMTGVGTEGTFEFPEKSLYPADIIGAINNMSQKNKFSKMVIFMTSSYSARMFEGLSECGNAYALTACDKNIQSSPSDYDKHRNIYLSDKFSSTWLKYLDTADFNTEKFRRLIESRQEKYIRENPGPCPCQFGNKDIANCYLSEFL; translated from the exons ATGTCTGTGAAAAAATGGATTCTCCTTGTCGCCGGCTCAAAGGACTGGGAAGATTATCAACACCag gcCAATGTGTGCTGTTTCTATAAGATAATTAAGAAACATGAAATTCCTGATGAGCAGATTGTGGTGATGATGTATGATGACATCGCTCACAATCCTCA AAACCCAGCTAAAGGAGTCATTACCAGTGTAGTAGACGACACAAATGTGTACGTAGGAGTTCCGAAGGACTACACTGGAGAG GACGTGACCCCAGAGAACTTCCTGGCTGCTCTTCAAGGGGATGACAATACAGGGAAAAAGGTCATAaaaag TGACGCAAATGACAACATATACGTCTACATGACCGGTGTGGGAACTGAAGGCACATTTGAGTTTCCTGAGAAGTCA ctTTATCCAGCTGATATCATTGGAGCAATCAACAACatgagtcaaaaaaacaaattctCAAAG ATGGTGATATTCATGACCAGCAGTTATTCTGCAAGGATGTTCGAAGGCCTTTCCGAGTGTGGAAATG CCTATGCTTTGACTGCATGTGACAAAAATATCCAGAGCAGTCCCAGTGATTATGACAAACACAGGAACATCTACCTCTCTGATAAATTCTCATCTACTTGGTTGAAATACCTTGATACG GCTGACTTTAACACAGAAAAATTCCGTCGGCTGATAGAGTCTAGACAAGAGAAGTATATTAGAGAAAATCCCGGTCCCTGCCCCTGCCAGTTTGGGAACAAG gacATCGCCAACTGTTACCTCAGTGAGTTTCTGTAA